From a region of the Ostrinia nubilalis chromosome 18, ilOstNubi1.1, whole genome shotgun sequence genome:
- the LOC135080772 gene encoding 17S U2 SnRNP complex component HTATSF1 encodes MAKQDKTPRSGFVIKLSSETAQKLADEDEQHAKERASAENISSNVATSEENSDKNTSESAEGNKQDTQQVAPDVDKKPDSEAKETEVTSSNAAENKKSDPAEANASWGDYAPYITYEGEEAIYTDPSTQQKYTWSQATNAWAPKSAESDVPGREYSYENDTHVYTEADGSKFFWDADKKAWIPKVDDDFLALYQMSYGFVDNTDKKKDKVDLEKTETQKKGDPTAVKRKNEPQWFEPSEDKNTKVYVSNLPLDLTEEEFVDFMQKCGLVERDPSSQKMKVKLYTDKEHNCFKGDALCTYIKIESVDLALKLLDGSDFKGNKIKVERAHFQLKGEYNPALKPKKKKKKELEKIKKMQQKLFDWRPEKFIGERSKHERVVIVKNLFHPTDFDKEVQLILDYQQDLREEATKCGEVRKVVIYDRHPEGVAQVTMKEPEQADAVVQLMNGRWFGKRQITAEIWDGRTKYRIAETDADINQRIEKWDKFLEQKDDGKPESKEEKEMKSESKSEELKEKSNEPMDTQNLAKEEV; translated from the coding sequence TGCTAAAGAGAGAGCCAGTGCTGAAAACATTTCCAGTAATGTAGCAACGAGCGAAGAAAACTCCGACAAAAATACTAGTGAGTCAGCAGAAGGTAATAAACAAGACACCCAGCAGGTTGCACCAGATGTCGATAAAAAACCTGATAGCGAGGCAAAAGAGACTGAGGTGACTTCAAGTAATGcagctgaaaataaaaaaagcgATCCGGCCGAGGCTAACGCATCTTGGGGCGACTATGCTCCATACATTACCTATGAAGGAGAGGAGGCAATATACACAGATCCTTCCACACAACAGAAATATACATGGAGCCAAGCCACTAACGCTTGGGCTCCCAAAAGTGCTGAATCTGATGTACCTGGTAGAGAGTATAGCTATGAAAATGACACCCATGTTTACACTGAAGCAGATGGATCAAAGTTTTTTTGGGATGCAGATAAAAAGGCATGGATTCCTAAAGTGGATGATGACTTCTTAGCTCTCTATCAAATGTCATACGGATTTGTGGATAACACTGACAAGAAAAAAGATAAAGTGGACCTTGAGAAGACAGAAACACAGAAAAAAGGTGATCCAACAGCTGTTAAGAGGAAAAACGAACCTCAGTGGTTTGAGCCCTCGGAAGATAAGAATACCAAGGTGTATGTATCCAATCTTCCATTAGATTTGACAGAAGAGGAGTTTGTTGATTTTATGCAGAAATGTGGTCTTGTAGAACGAGACCCAAGCTCACAAAAGATGAAGGTCAAACTTTATACAGATAAAGAACACAATTGTTTCAAAGGAGATGCCTTATGTACTTACATTAAGATTGAATCAGTAGACCTAGCTCTGAAACTGCTGGATGGAAGTGATTTTAAgggtaataaaattaaagtagaAAGAGCACACTTCCAACTCAAAGGTGAATATAATCCTGCACTGAAAcccaaaaagaagaaaaagaaagagtTGGAAAAAATTAAGAAGATGCAGCAAAAACTCTTCGATTGGAGGCCTGAGAAGTTTATAGGGGAACGCTCAAAACATGAGAGAGTGGTTATTGTAAAGAACTTATTCCAtccaacagattttgataaagAAGTTCAGCTGATACTTGATTACCAGCAGGATTTGAGAGAAGAAGCAACGAAATGTGGGGAAGTGAGGAAAGTTGTCATTTATGACCGTCATCCTGAGGGAGTAGCACAAGTAACTATGAAGGAGCCGGAACAAGCAGATGCTGTGGTCCAGCTCATGAATGGGAGATGGTTTGGGAAGAGGCAAATCACTGCGGAGATTTGGGATGGCCGAACAAAATACAGGATTGCAGAAACAGATGCAGACATCAATCAACGGATTGAGAAGTGGGACAAGTTCCTAGAACAAAAGGATGATGGAAAACCAGAAAGCAAAGAGGAAAAGGAAATGAAATCAGAATCAAAATCAGAGGAATTGAAAGAAAAATCTAATGAACCAATGGATACACAAAATCTGGCAAAAGAAGAAGTATAA